In one window of Agromyces badenianii DNA:
- a CDS encoding 4'-phosphopantetheinyl transferase family protein, translated as MAAGAKTIEGGVRVRWAHPDDFDRERALHLLGGAERARAAGTVNGAQRDRFLLGRMLLRELAADVAETGDIGPGEIEIRASCERCGAEHGRPSIVWPDAAGPPPLASLASCAELVIAAVAPAGSHVGVDIERGRAEASRDAENERRRAVTRLIGGSSRSAIRRWVRTEAVLKADGRGLRVEPGAVSFERGVARIEDGSTRYRIIDLRVEGCLVSVAVADPG; from the coding sequence GTGGCTGCCGGAGCGAAGACGATCGAAGGCGGGGTGCGCGTCCGGTGGGCGCACCCCGACGACTTCGACCGCGAGCGGGCACTCCACCTGCTCGGCGGCGCCGAGCGTGCCCGCGCGGCCGGCACGGTGAACGGTGCGCAGCGCGATCGCTTCCTGCTCGGCCGCATGCTCCTGCGCGAGCTGGCCGCCGATGTCGCCGAGACCGGCGACATCGGGCCGGGCGAGATCGAGATCAGGGCGAGCTGCGAGCGCTGCGGTGCAGAGCACGGTCGGCCGAGCATCGTCTGGCCGGATGCCGCCGGGCCGCCGCCCCTCGCGAGCCTGGCATCGTGCGCCGAGCTCGTGATCGCGGCCGTCGCCCCGGCCGGCAGCCACGTCGGCGTCGACATCGAGCGCGGGCGCGCGGAGGCGTCTCGCGACGCCGAGAACGAACGCCGCCGAGCCGTCACCCGACTCATCGGCGGGTCGAGCAGATCGGCGATCCGCCGCTGGGTGCGCACCGAGGCCGTGCTGAAGGCCGACGGCCGGGGCCTCCGGGTGGAGCCGGGCGCGGTGAGCTTCGAACGTGGGGTCGCGCGAATCGAAGACGGGTCGACCCGGTACCGCATCATCGACCTTCGCGTCGAGGGATGCCTCGTCAGTGTCGCCGTCGCCGACCCGGGTTGA
- a CDS encoding alpha/beta fold hydrolase gives MSTITVGTENSTPIELHYEDHGSGQPVVLIHGYPLDGRSWEKQTAALLDAGYRVITYDRRGFGHSSQPTTGYDYDTFAADLNTILETLDLRDAVLVGFSMGTGEVGRYLGTYGSERVAKAAFLASLEPYLLQADDNPTGVPANVFEGIEQAAKADRYAWFDDFYQNFYNLDENLGSRISEAAVRGSWNVAAGASWFASSAVVQSWLTDFRGDIEKIDVPALILHGTADRILPIDATAREFTKRLPDADYVEIEGAPHGLLWTHGAEVNEALLAFLAK, from the coding sequence ATGTCGACCATCACCGTCGGAACCGAGAACAGCACCCCCATCGAACTGCACTACGAAGACCACGGCAGCGGCCAGCCCGTCGTGCTCATCCACGGCTACCCCCTCGACGGTCGCTCATGGGAGAAGCAGACGGCCGCCCTCCTCGACGCGGGCTACCGCGTCATCACCTACGACCGCCGCGGGTTCGGGCACTCGAGCCAGCCGACCACCGGCTACGACTACGACACCTTCGCCGCCGACCTGAACACGATCCTCGAGACCCTCGACCTGCGCGACGCCGTGCTCGTCGGCTTCTCGATGGGCACCGGCGAGGTCGGCCGCTACCTCGGCACCTACGGCAGCGAGCGGGTCGCGAAGGCCGCCTTCCTCGCCTCGCTCGAGCCCTACCTGCTGCAGGCCGACGACAACCCGACGGGCGTTCCCGCGAACGTCTTCGAGGGCATCGAGCAGGCCGCGAAGGCCGACCGCTACGCCTGGTTCGACGACTTCTACCAGAACTTCTACAACCTCGACGAGAACCTGGGCTCGCGCATCAGCGAGGCCGCCGTGCGCGGCAGCTGGAACGTCGCGGCGGGCGCGTCGTGGTTCGCCTCGTCGGCGGTCGTGCAGTCATGGCTCACCGACTTCCGCGGTGACATCGAGAAGATCGACGTGCCCGCTCTCATCCTGCACGGCACCGCCGATCGCATCCTGCCGATCGACGCGACCGCGCGCGAGTTCACGAAGCGACTGCCCGACGCCGACTACGTCGAGATCGAGGGCGCGCCGCACGGCCTGCTCTGGACCCACGGCGCCGAGGTCAACGAAGCGCTGCTCGCCTTCCTCGCGAAGTAG
- a CDS encoding CGNR zinc finger domain-containing protein, whose product MSTSLLLDLVNSRLVLGPEVSDELGDDAEAAAWLREHGLDGSPAEVADARAVRNALVPFLRGETDAAALEAWAGAMRKRARLHADGLDWVDDIDGDRAVGARVIEEWAALQGEQGSRIRPCAAEDCQHFLIDESRANARKWHSMETCGNRAKARRHYARSKVGGVG is encoded by the coding sequence ATGTCCACCTCGCTGTTGCTCGACCTCGTGAACTCGCGGCTCGTGCTGGGCCCCGAGGTCAGCGACGAACTCGGCGACGACGCCGAGGCCGCCGCCTGGTTGCGCGAGCACGGGCTCGACGGCTCGCCGGCAGAGGTCGCCGACGCGCGAGCAGTGCGCAATGCGCTCGTTCCGTTTCTTCGAGGCGAGACGGATGCCGCTGCGCTCGAGGCGTGGGCAGGCGCGATGCGCAAGCGCGCCCGGCTCCACGCCGATGGGCTCGACTGGGTCGACGACATCGATGGCGATCGTGCCGTCGGTGCGCGCGTCATCGAGGAGTGGGCGGCACTGCAGGGCGAGCAGGGCTCGCGCATCCGGCCGTGTGCAGCTGAAGACTGCCAGCACTTCCTCATCGACGAGAGCCGCGCGAACGCCCGCAAGTGGCACTCGATGGAAACCTGCGGCAATCGCGCGAAGGCGCGCCGCCACTACGCGAGGTCGAAGGTGGGCGGAGTAGGGTGA
- a CDS encoding peptide MFS transporter yields the protein MGSVTESAPGEYGSPEPRGTGAGDSSRDTRGDHGFFGQPRSLVHVFGVEMWERFSFYGMQGILLIYLYFSAAEGGLGLEETAAAGIVGAYGGGVYLSTILGAWIADRLLGSEKVLFFSAIVIMAGHIALALIPGFFGVGVGLILVAFGSGGLKANATSVVGTLYSDNDPRRDAGFSIFYLGINLGAFLGPILTGLLQSTLGFHWGFALAALGMAFGLIQYSFGRKALPPEASVVPNPLPRDRIGLVIGVAAASVVVVVVLVATGLITATNLVTWVIGAVIAAAVSYFVVILSSHRISTVERSRVVGFIPLFIASVAFWSLYQQQFTVLTIYSDKQLNRDLFGWEMPVSWVQSINPVFIIILSGVFAAIWTKLGDRQPSTPVKFALGTTIMGVAFLLFIPFAGGAANSTPLLAIVGILFVFTVAELLLSPVGLSVTTKLAPKVFHTQMVALFFLSVSLGTAISGQLATFYSAETEVAYFGVLGGIAIVLGVALAVGSRGVLKLMSGVR from the coding sequence ATGGGCAGCGTCACCGAATCTGCCCCGGGGGAGTACGGGTCGCCTGAGCCGAGGGGAACCGGCGCAGGCGACTCGTCGCGCGACACTCGGGGCGACCACGGCTTCTTCGGGCAACCGCGATCACTCGTGCACGTCTTCGGCGTCGAGATGTGGGAGCGCTTCAGCTTCTACGGCATGCAGGGAATCCTGCTCATCTACCTGTACTTCTCGGCCGCCGAGGGTGGTCTTGGCCTCGAGGAGACCGCAGCGGCCGGCATCGTCGGGGCCTACGGCGGCGGCGTCTACCTCTCGACGATCCTCGGCGCGTGGATCGCCGACCGGTTGCTCGGCAGCGAGAAGGTGCTGTTCTTCAGCGCCATCGTCATCATGGCCGGGCACATCGCGCTCGCGCTCATTCCCGGCTTCTTCGGCGTGGGCGTCGGCCTGATCCTCGTGGCCTTCGGCTCCGGCGGACTGAAGGCCAACGCCACGAGCGTCGTCGGCACGCTCTACTCCGACAACGACCCGCGGCGCGACGCCGGGTTCTCGATCTTCTACCTCGGCATCAACCTCGGCGCATTCCTCGGACCCATCCTCACCGGGCTGCTGCAATCGACCCTCGGCTTCCACTGGGGCTTCGCGCTCGCCGCACTCGGCATGGCGTTCGGGCTCATCCAGTACTCGTTCGGGCGAAAGGCGCTGCCGCCCGAGGCATCCGTGGTGCCGAACCCGCTGCCCCGCGACCGCATCGGCCTCGTGATCGGCGTCGCAGCGGCATCCGTCGTGGTCGTCGTCGTGCTCGTCGCCACCGGTCTCATCACCGCGACGAACCTCGTCACCTGGGTGATCGGGGCGGTGATCGCGGCCGCGGTCTCGTACTTCGTGGTGATCCTGTCGAGCCATCGCATCAGCACGGTCGAACGCAGCCGGGTCGTCGGGTTCATCCCGCTGTTCATCGCGAGCGTCGCGTTCTGGTCGCTCTACCAGCAGCAGTTCACGGTGCTCACGATCTACTCCGACAAGCAGTTGAACCGAGACCTCTTCGGCTGGGAGATGCCGGTCTCGTGGGTGCAGTCGATCAACCCGGTCTTCATCATCATCCTCTCGGGCGTCTTCGCCGCGATCTGGACGAAGCTCGGCGACCGGCAGCCGTCGACCCCGGTCAAGTTCGCGCTCGGCACGACGATCATGGGTGTGGCGTTCCTGCTCTTCATCCCGTTCGCCGGCGGCGCGGCGAACTCGACGCCGCTGCTCGCGATCGTCGGCATCCTCTTCGTCTTCACGGTCGCCGAGCTGCTGCTCTCCCCGGTGGGCCTCTCGGTCACGACGAAGCTCGCGCCGAAGGTGTTCCACACGCAGATGGTGGCGCTGTTCTTCCTGTCGGTCTCGCTCGGCACGGCCATCTCGGGCCAGCTCGCGACGTTCTACTCGGCCGAGACCGAGGTGGCCTACTTCGGGGTGCTCGGCGGCATCGCGATCGTGCTCGGCGTGGCGCTCGCCGTCGGCAGCCGCGGCGTGCTGAAGCTCATGTCGGGCGTGCGCTGA
- a CDS encoding glycosyltransferase, producing MTRALVVMPTYNERENLAAIVARVRAAAPAASVLVVDDSSPDGTGVLADELAAADASVRVLHRIEKNGLGAAYLDAFAWALAEGFDPIVQMDADGSHLPEQLDRLLAPLGISGDAVGGDGGGGGDGPADLVIGSRWIPGGSIENWPRHRQWLSRGGSAYARWALRLPTRDATAGYRAFRAEALRRIRLDDVSTRGYGFQVDMLWHAHEAGLVVVEVPVTFVERERGRSKMSAGIVVEAMLRVTGWGIRSRLGRRRRQPTSNNGSDTRRSRA from the coding sequence ATGACCCGAGCCCTGGTGGTGATGCCCACCTACAACGAGCGCGAGAACCTCGCCGCGATCGTGGCCCGCGTGCGAGCGGCGGCGCCTGCGGCATCCGTGCTCGTCGTCGACGACTCCTCGCCCGACGGCACCGGTGTGCTCGCCGATGAGCTGGCGGCGGCGGATGCCTCGGTGCGGGTGCTGCATCGCATCGAGAAGAACGGGCTCGGCGCCGCATACCTCGACGCGTTCGCCTGGGCGCTCGCCGAGGGCTTCGACCCCATCGTGCAGATGGATGCCGACGGATCGCACCTGCCAGAGCAGCTCGATCGGCTGCTCGCGCCGCTCGGCATCAGCGGCGACGCTGTCGGCGGCGACGGGGGTGGCGGCGGTGACGGCCCGGCCGACCTCGTGATCGGCTCGCGATGGATTCCGGGCGGCTCGATCGAGAACTGGCCGCGCCATCGCCAATGGCTCTCGCGTGGCGGCAGCGCCTACGCGCGATGGGCGCTTCGGCTGCCAACCCGTGACGCGACGGCGGGCTACCGGGCGTTCCGTGCCGAGGCGCTGCGCCGCATCCGGCTCGACGATGTCAGCACGCGCGGCTACGGATTCCAGGTCGACATGCTCTGGCATGCGCACGAGGCCGGGCTCGTGGTCGTCGAAGTGCCCGTGACCTTCGTCGAGCGCGAGCGAGGCCGGTCGAAGATGAGTGCCGGCATCGTCGTTGAGGCGATGCTTCGCGTCACCGGGTGGGGCATCCGCAGTCGGCTCGGCCGGCGGCGTCGTCAGCCGACGAGCAACAACGGTTCCGACACCAGGCGTTCACGCGCCTGA
- a CDS encoding ROK family protein, with amino-acid sequence MTTVGETSVPTTTGPLDEVHREQSARLVDHLVDHGPATRSELAAATGLGRGTIAGLTARLLDAGVLRAEAADAAGDGRTAPLSLAAADHVLVTAQLGPGDAIATISSLGGDELVRFSAPLDDASGRRPGGTADTDDAAAQTSAPAPLELLAIVLGRAIARADRAVHPIADVTVLVDGAVAGRPSVVLADERLGVEPIDVIGELRARTPGLAEVEAALPLPIALVPTAVAAASVEQAQLDARDLLYLAGDTSIVAAAFADGRAMRGAHGLAATLAHLPIVQGGVRCSCGQRGCLATVAAPEVVLARAGLAEFAAEHGRTAALAELIERVDAADDRARWSWLDAALWIGRSLQVVAPTLDPAYIVVGGYWAALIGDIETAFRDNRPTLGGGALESIPELVASRHGTEAAVVGARRQARERLVSEPLLLVG; translated from the coding sequence ATGACTACGGTCGGAGAGACATCCGTTCCCACGACGACCGGCCCACTCGACGAGGTGCATCGCGAGCAGTCGGCTCGTCTCGTCGATCACCTGGTCGACCACGGCCCGGCCACCCGCAGCGAGCTGGCGGCCGCGACCGGACTCGGCCGAGGCACGATCGCCGGACTCACCGCACGCCTGCTCGACGCCGGCGTGCTGCGAGCCGAGGCAGCGGATGCCGCGGGCGACGGCCGCACCGCACCGCTCTCGCTCGCCGCGGCGGATCACGTGCTGGTCACCGCCCAGCTCGGGCCCGGCGACGCCATCGCCACCATCTCCTCGCTCGGCGGCGACGAGCTGGTCAGATTCAGCGCGCCGCTCGACGACGCATCCGGGCGCCGGCCTGGCGGCACTGCCGACACCGACGACGCGGCGGCGCAGACCTCCGCTCCGGCGCCGCTCGAGCTCCTCGCGATCGTGCTGGGCCGCGCCATCGCGCGGGCCGACCGCGCGGTGCATCCGATCGCCGACGTCACGGTGCTCGTCGACGGTGCCGTCGCCGGGCGCCCCTCGGTGGTGCTCGCCGACGAGCGACTCGGCGTCGAGCCGATCGACGTCATCGGCGAGCTCCGTGCACGCACGCCCGGCCTCGCCGAGGTCGAGGCGGCGCTGCCGCTGCCGATCGCGCTCGTGCCCACGGCGGTGGCCGCGGCATCCGTCGAGCAGGCGCAGCTCGACGCCCGCGACCTGCTCTACCTCGCGGGCGACACGAGCATCGTCGCCGCGGCCTTCGCCGACGGCCGGGCGATGCGCGGCGCCCACGGACTCGCCGCGACTCTCGCGCACCTGCCGATCGTGCAGGGCGGCGTGCGATGCAGCTGCGGACAGCGCGGATGCCTCGCCACCGTCGCCGCCCCGGAGGTCGTGCTCGCGCGAGCCGGCCTCGCCGAGTTCGCGGCCGAGCACGGTCGCACCGCGGCCCTCGCCGAGCTCATCGAACGCGTCGACGCCGCCGACGACCGCGCCCGCTGGTCGTGGCTCGACGCCGCCCTGTGGATCGGGCGGTCGTTGCAGGTCGTGGCGCCGACGCTCGATCCGGCCTACATCGTCGTCGGCGGCTACTGGGCGGCGCTCATCGGCGACATCGAGACGGCATTCCGTGACAACCGGCCGACCCTCGGCGGGGGTGCGCTCGAGTCGATCCCCGAACTCGTGGCGTCGCGGCACGGCACCGAGGCCGCCGTCGTGGGCGCACGCCGTCAGGCGCGTGAACGCCTGGTGTCGGAACCGTTGTTGCTCGTCGGCTGA
- a CDS encoding TetR/AcrR family transcriptional regulator — MARRGSYAKGVAKREEILTAALDVIARNGYRRTSVRELAHAVGLSQAGLLHYFSSKEELFQEILRKRDEVDTAAFNLDTAEPIEAFLGVIRHNSEVPGLVQLYAQLSTEAGDPEHPSHAFFVERYAQFRTLFVGMLRDEQAAGRLDPDLDLDRIGNLFLAAADGLQTQWMLDRSIDMAEHIAYLWHLVARRD, encoded by the coding sequence ATGGCACGCAGGGGTTCATACGCGAAGGGCGTCGCGAAGCGCGAGGAGATCCTCACCGCCGCGCTCGACGTGATCGCGCGAAACGGCTACCGGCGCACTTCGGTGCGCGAACTCGCCCATGCCGTCGGGCTCAGCCAGGCCGGACTGCTGCACTACTTCAGCTCGAAGGAGGAGCTCTTCCAGGAGATCCTCCGCAAGCGCGACGAGGTCGACACCGCGGCGTTCAACCTCGACACCGCGGAGCCGATCGAGGCGTTCCTCGGCGTGATCCGGCACAACAGCGAGGTACCGGGGCTCGTGCAGCTCTACGCCCAGCTCTCGACCGAGGCCGGCGACCCCGAGCACCCGTCCCACGCATTCTTCGTGGAGCGCTATGCGCAGTTCCGCACCTTGTTCGTGGGCATGCTCCGCGACGAGCAGGCCGCCGGGAGGCTCGATCCCGACCTCGACCTCGACCGCATCGGCAACCTGTTCCTCGCCGCCGCCGACGGCCTGCAGACGCAGTGGATGCTCGACCGCTCGATCGACATGGCCGAGCACATCGCCTACCTCTGGCATCTGGTCGCGCGTCGGGACTGA
- a CDS encoding methyltransferase family protein, giving the protein MCSASTRRPVRDPVRHPVVRRIAAAAANLPLPPGHSIGIVVIVVLDRVHRVGIPGPRWAHRAAGAAAIVAGGAANAWALAERRRRSGGAFRLDRPQSLVTTGPYALSRHPMYVGWWLIHLGIGVFRGSAWLAATLPLATLAEHRGVLGEERTLDRDFGAEYAAYSARVPRYVRWPVRARGSRRLRG; this is encoded by the coding sequence ATGTGCTCGGCATCGACGCGCCGCCCGGTGCGCGACCCGGTGCGCCACCCGGTCGTGCGCCGGATCGCGGCAGCGGCGGCGAACCTCCCGCTGCCGCCGGGGCATTCCATCGGCATCGTGGTGATCGTCGTGCTCGATCGGGTGCACCGGGTCGGGATCCCCGGCCCGCGGTGGGCGCATCGCGCCGCGGGTGCGGCCGCGATCGTCGCGGGCGGCGCGGCGAACGCGTGGGCGCTGGCCGAGCGCCGCCGACGCTCCGGCGGAGCATTCCGGCTCGACCGGCCGCAGTCGCTCGTCACGACCGGTCCGTACGCGCTCAGTCGACACCCGATGTACGTCGGGTGGTGGCTCATCCACCTCGGCATCGGCGTCTTCCGCGGCTCCGCCTGGCTCGCGGCCACGCTGCCCCTCGCGACGCTCGCCGAGCACCGCGGCGTGCTGGGCGAGGAGCGTACCCTCGACCGCGACTTCGGCGCCGAGTACGCCGCCTACAGTGCGCGGGTGCCGCGCTACGTGCGCTGGCCGGTGCGTGCGCGTGGGTCGCGGCGGCTCCGGGGCTGA
- a CDS encoding RraA family protein → MHAAAASVSAPPTAAVADAAMRLGFDARLAPVALRPLVAGVPLSGRARPVTHLGSVDVLLETIDDASPGEVMVIDNGGRLDEACVGDLMVLEAERAGLAGLVIWGLHRDSSQLREIGLPVFSLGACPYGPRRVPPAGRRMPSAVLDGVAVTEADHVFADDDGVLLVAADRVGELVELARAIQLTETAQAEQMRDGTSLREQLDFSGYRARQAAEPELTLRRYLQERGGAIEV, encoded by the coding sequence ATGCACGCCGCCGCAGCATCCGTTTCCGCTCCGCCGACCGCGGCCGTCGCCGACGCGGCCATGCGGCTCGGCTTCGACGCACGCCTCGCGCCGGTCGCGTTGCGGCCGCTCGTCGCGGGGGTGCCCCTCAGCGGTCGTGCCCGGCCCGTCACGCATCTCGGCAGCGTCGACGTGCTGCTCGAGACGATCGACGACGCCTCGCCCGGTGAGGTGATGGTGATCGACAACGGCGGGCGCCTCGACGAGGCGTGCGTCGGCGACCTGATGGTGCTCGAGGCCGAACGCGCCGGGCTGGCAGGCCTCGTCATCTGGGGTCTGCACCGCGATTCGTCGCAGCTGCGCGAGATCGGCCTGCCGGTCTTCAGCCTCGGCGCCTGCCCTTACGGACCCCGGCGCGTGCCGCCGGCCGGCCGCCGCATGCCGAGCGCCGTGCTCGACGGCGTCGCCGTGACCGAAGCCGACCACGTGTTCGCCGATGACGACGGCGTGCTCCTCGTCGCCGCCGATCGGGTGGGCGAGCTCGTCGAACTCGCCCGCGCGATCCAGCTCACCGAGACCGCGCAGGCGGAGCAGATGCGCGATGGCACGAGCCTGCGCGAGCAGCTCGACTTCTCGGGCTATCGAGCCCGCCAAGCGGCCGAGCCCGAGCTCACGCTGCGGCGATACCTGCAGGAGCGGGGCGGCGCCATCGAGGTGTGA